In one Lolium rigidum isolate FL_2022 chromosome 3, APGP_CSIRO_Lrig_0.1, whole genome shotgun sequence genomic region, the following are encoded:
- the LOC124700366 gene encoding glucan endo-1,3-beta-glucosidase 7-like, producing the protein MAGAAMARRSRRPLLLPLLLLGFLLLAHVPSAAPQSFIGINYGDVADNLPPPSSTARLLKSTTIGKVRLYRTDPAVVTAFAGTGISLLLGAANGDIPNFASSPSAAAAWVASHLPSTSSPAINGISVGNEVLFADDATLAAQLVPALQNVYDALPPNSSIKVSTVNAMDVLASSDPPSSGTFKPALAAALDPLLAFLSKTGSPFLVNPYPYFAYQDDPRPDTLAFCLFQPNAGRPDAGSGLTYTSMFDAQVDAVRAALDAKGYKDVEVVVAETGWPHSGGADEAGASVENARAFVSGLVSHLRSMVGTPRMPGKSVDTYLFAVYDEDLKPGKASEKSFGLFQTTLTETYPTGLMRNGTAGLAPAPAPTPAQKVPPATPQVTPTPPVQPGAAAASSRHTRSAAESSRTFSALHLFACFGFMALLV; encoded by the exons ATGGCCGGAGCGGCGATGGCGCGGAGGAGCAGGcggcctctccttcttcctctcctcctcctggggTTCTTGCTGCTCGCCCATGTCCCTTCTGCAG cgccgcagtcctTCATCGGTATCAACTACGGCGACGTGGCCGACAACCTGCCGCCGCCGTCATCGACGGCGCGCCTCCTCAAGTCCACGACCATCGGCAAAGTGCGCCTCTACCGCACCGACCCGGCCGTCGTCACCGCTTTCGCGGGCACGGGCATCTCCCTCCTCCTCGGCGCAGCCAACGGCGACATCCCCAACTTCGCGtcctcgccgtcggccgccgcggcATGGGTGGCCTCCCACctcccttccacctcctccccggCCATCAACGGCATCTCCGTCGGCAACGAGGTGCTCTTCGCCGACGACGCCACGCTGGCCGCGCAGCTGGTCCCCGCGCTGCAGAACGTGTACGACGCGCTGCCGCCCAACTCCAGCATCAAGGTCTCCACCGTGAACGCCATGGACGTGCTGGCCTCCTCCGACCCGCCCTCGTCGGGGACGTTCAAGCCGGCGCTGGCCGCCGCGCTCGACCCGCTCCTGGCCTTCCTCAGCAAGACCGGCTCGCCGTTCCTCGTCAACCCGTACCCGTACTTCGCGTACCAGGACGACCCGCGGCCGGACACGCTCGCCTTCTGCCTCTTCCAGCCCAACGCCGGCCGGCCGGACGCCGGGTCGGGGCTCACGTACACCAGCATGTTCGACGCGCAGGTGGACGCCGTGCGCGCCGCGCTGGACGCCAAGGGGTACAAGGACGTGGAGGTCGTGGTGGCGGAGACCGGGTGGCCGcacagcggcggcgccgacgaggCCGGCGCGTCGGTGGAGAACGCGCGCGCGTTCGTGTCCGGCCTCGTGTCGCACCTGCGGTCCATGGTGGGGACGCCGCGGATGCCGGGGAAGTCGGTGGACACGTACCTCTTCGCCGTGTACGACGAGGACCTCAAGCCCGGGAAGGCGTCGGAGAAGTCGTTCGGGCTGTTCCAGACCACGCTCACCGAGACGTACCCCACGGGGCTGATGAGGAACGGCACCGCGGGCTTGGCCCCCGCACCGGCGCCGACGCCAGCACAGAAGGTGCCGCCGGCGACGCCGCAG GTGACTCCGACCCCTCCAGTGCAGCCgggcgcggcggcagcgtcttCTCGTCACACTCGTAGTGCTGCTGAATCGTCCCGCACTTTCTCGGCGCTCCATCTTTTTGCATGTTTCGGGTTTATGGCTTTGTTGGTCTGA